One window of Marinomonas primoryensis genomic DNA carries:
- the prmB gene encoding 50S ribosomal protein L3 N(5)-glutamine methyltransferase, translating into MSNKQSAIRDLTTIKDYIRWTFSRFKQADLFYGHGTDNPWDEAVQLVMGALKLPLDFDRDMLDCALTYNEKKHILKLVHTRITKREPLPYLLGEAWFMGLPFKVTKDTLIPRSPIISLLENEFTPWLKNYPLSILDMCTGSGCLGIAAALVFEDARVDLTDISEKALLVANENILRHHVEDRVEAIHSDMFKGLVGKQYDLIICNPPYVDAEDFKNSPAEFHNEPELALTSGEDGLTFTRNFLAQVGHYLHDDGILVYEVGNTEIALQAAYPSIPFMWVELEQGGNGVFILTKEQLSELLQEQK; encoded by the coding sequence ATGAGCAATAAACAATCAGCAATTCGTGATTTAACCACTATCAAAGACTATATTCGCTGGACTTTCAGTCGATTCAAACAAGCCGATTTATTTTATGGTCATGGTACCGACAACCCTTGGGATGAAGCCGTTCAACTTGTTATGGGGGCATTAAAGCTACCGCTTGATTTTGATCGTGACATGCTTGATTGCGCATTAACTTATAATGAAAAGAAACACATTCTAAAATTGGTACATACCCGCATCACCAAACGCGAGCCATTGCCTTATTTGTTAGGCGAAGCTTGGTTTATGGGTCTGCCATTCAAAGTTACTAAAGACACCTTAATCCCTCGCTCTCCTATTATTTCTTTATTAGAAAACGAGTTTACTCCTTGGCTCAAAAATTACCCTTTAAGCATTCTAGACATGTGTACCGGCTCTGGCTGTTTGGGCATTGCCGCCGCACTAGTCTTTGAAGACGCTCGCGTTGACTTAACGGACATCAGCGAGAAAGCGCTACTGGTCGCCAATGAAAATATTTTACGTCATCACGTTGAAGATAGAGTGGAAGCCATCCATTCAGATATGTTTAAAGGGTTAGTTGGAAAACAGTACGACCTTATTATTTGCAACCCACCTTACGTAGACGCTGAAGATTTTAAAAACTCCCCAGCAGAGTTTCATAATGAACCTGAATTGGCGCTTACCTCCGGTGAAGATGGTCTTACTTTCACTCGTAATTTTTTAGCTCAAGTCGGGCATTATCTGCACGATGACGGTATATTAGTGTACGAAGTAGGAAATACTGAAATCGCATTACAAGCCGCATACCCTAGCATCCCCTTTATGTGGGTTGAACTAGAGCAGGGTGGTAATGGTGTTTTCATCCTAACCAAAGAACAACTCAGCGAACTATTACAAGAGCAGAAATAG
- a CDS encoding HAD-IIIA family hydrolase yields the protein MVKLVIFDWDGTLFDSIDKICFSMLQAAQLAKAPAREKDDIKNIIGLSLDKAVAVVWPELSITEQGIIIEHYKGIYVAEDQTPAEAYPGVIDVLNQLRDAGVKLAVATGKSRKGLERAMTLTNTKNYFITTRCADEALSKPHPLMLEQILTELDISPEHAIMIGDTEYDLNMATNAGMKSIGVTYGAHHEIRLKACLPHALVNDFNQLTTILGL from the coding sequence ATGGTTAAGTTAGTGATTTTTGATTGGGACGGTACCTTATTCGATTCCATCGATAAAATTTGTTTTAGCATGCTCCAAGCAGCGCAGTTGGCAAAAGCGCCAGCTAGAGAAAAAGACGACATCAAAAATATCATTGGCCTGTCTCTGGATAAGGCCGTCGCAGTCGTTTGGCCAGAACTATCAATAACAGAGCAGGGCATCATTATTGAGCATTATAAAGGCATTTATGTCGCAGAAGATCAAACGCCAGCAGAGGCATATCCAGGCGTTATTGATGTATTAAACCAACTTAGAGACGCTGGTGTAAAACTGGCAGTTGCCACGGGCAAAAGCCGTAAAGGGCTTGAAAGGGCGATGACGTTAACCAATACAAAAAATTACTTTATTACAACGCGTTGTGCCGACGAAGCATTGTCTAAGCCTCATCCACTAATGCTAGAGCAAATACTCACAGAACTGGACATATCACCAGAGCACGCGATCATGATTGGCGACACAGAATACGATTTAAACATGGCAACGAATGCCGGTATGAAAAGTATCGGAGTCACCTACGGCGCCCACCACGAAATTCGCCTTAAAGCCTGCCTACCTCATGCGCTAGTGAACGATTTCAATCAATTAACAACTATTCTAGGGTTATAA
- the adhP gene encoding alcohol dehydrogenase AdhP yields MKAAVASKFGSVLKIEDIAKPVIEPHQILVKIHACGVCHTDLHACHGDWPVKPTLPLVPGHEGVGEVVEVGSAVKHINTGDRVGIPWLYSACGHCEYCLSGNENLCLSQQNSGYSVNGSYAEFCAAHADYVVKIPEGLSYIEAAPLFCAGVTTYKALKVSTTKPGDWVAIFGIGGLGHLAVQYAVAMGLRVVAVDTGKPKRDLAMSLGAEHYFDFKTDDVVKSILEKTSGVHASVCTAVSKVGFRQSYDVIRRGGKCVLVGLPPEDMPLPIFNTVLNGVSVVGSIVGTRKDLEECLEFAARGKVKAIVEEKKLEDINDIFEDMEKGEITGRIVMSM; encoded by the coding sequence ATGAAAGCCGCTGTTGCTAGTAAATTTGGTTCTGTTCTAAAGATCGAAGATATCGCCAAACCTGTGATTGAGCCTCACCAAATACTTGTAAAAATCCATGCTTGTGGGGTTTGTCATACGGACTTGCATGCTTGCCACGGAGACTGGCCAGTAAAACCTACACTCCCCTTGGTGCCTGGACATGAAGGTGTTGGCGAAGTCGTTGAAGTAGGAAGCGCAGTTAAGCACATTAACACTGGAGATCGAGTTGGTATCCCATGGCTATATAGTGCATGCGGCCACTGTGAATACTGCCTAAGTGGTAATGAAAACCTATGCTTGTCCCAACAAAACTCAGGATATTCAGTCAATGGTAGTTATGCTGAATTTTGTGCCGCTCATGCTGACTATGTCGTAAAGATCCCCGAAGGCCTTAGCTATATTGAAGCGGCACCATTATTTTGCGCCGGCGTAACAACCTATAAAGCACTTAAAGTATCAACCACTAAACCTGGTGATTGGGTGGCTATTTTTGGCATTGGCGGACTAGGCCACTTAGCGGTTCAATATGCGGTCGCTATGGGGTTAAGAGTGGTGGCTGTTGATACGGGTAAACCAAAACGTGACCTAGCCATGTCGCTTGGTGCTGAACATTACTTTGACTTTAAAACCGACGATGTTGTTAAAAGCATTCTCGAAAAAACGAGTGGTGTACACGCCAGTGTTTGTACTGCTGTCAGCAAGGTTGGCTTTAGACAAAGTTATGATGTCATAAGACGTGGAGGTAAATGCGTATTGGTTGGTTTACCACCAGAAGACATGCCATTGCCTATATTCAATACCGTTCTCAATGGTGTCAGTGTTGTTGGGTCTATTGTCGGCACCAGAAAAGATCTTGAAGAATGTTTGGAATTTGCGGCTCGTGGCAAGGTAAAGGCGATTGTTGAAGAGAAAAAGCTCGAAGATATAAATGACATTTTTGAAGACATGGAGAAAGGTGAAATTACGGGACGAATTGTCATGTCCATGTAA
- a CDS encoding MaoC family dehydratase — MTSGYTLEQLSIDQSVEYRKTVTKADVHAFAEVTGDTNPVHLDAEYAATTSFGQPIAHGMLTAGFISAAIGTQLPGPGCIYLEQTLKFRSPVFIGQEVVTTVTVTDINVRRRRATLKTVCECEGKVVVTGEATIMLPAAV; from the coding sequence ATGACTTCTGGCTATACATTAGAGCAACTTTCTATTGATCAAAGTGTTGAGTATCGTAAAACGGTGACCAAAGCAGATGTGCATGCTTTTGCGGAAGTGACCGGCGATACCAATCCCGTTCATCTAGATGCAGAATATGCCGCAACCACTTCTTTTGGTCAGCCAATTGCTCATGGCATGCTAACGGCGGGGTTTATTTCTGCCGCAATTGGCACGCAACTACCTGGACCTGGCTGCATTTATCTAGAGCAAACATTGAAATTTCGTTCGCCTGTTTTTATTGGGCAAGAAGTAGTGACAACAGTGACTGTGACGGATATTAATGTGCGTCGTCGCCGAGCAACGCTAAAAACAGTGTGCGAGTGCGAAGGTAAAGTGGTTGTAACGGGTGAAGCGACTATTATGTTGCCAGCCGCAGTTTAA
- the sppA gene encoding signal peptide peptidase SppA → MSWTEDEDKSESLNQNANAPKQPIEPQEKENLDPNREIWTLLEKTLSENIIEKRRARRWRIFFRFSMLAIIWAVLGGWFMQSTLQNANLEGDVIAMIPMRGVIGADAEIESSDVVNLLDDAYQNSRLKGVIIEMNSPGGSPVHSGIIYDAIRAKEQAYPEIPVLVVVEDMAASGGYYIASAASEIYADKASLVGSIGVISSGFDASNLLEKIGVERRTFTAGRNKAFLDPFSPMTDEARDKWQAVLDETHQQFINAVKEGRGDRLTITDDVFSGMVFTGSQAQKIGLIDGLSSVNELLNSRFPDATPVFYEIKQDSWRELAKEFGVEMATKILSTTRIE, encoded by the coding sequence ATGAGTTGGACTGAAGATGAAGATAAAAGTGAATCACTTAACCAAAATGCAAATGCGCCTAAGCAGCCAATCGAACCACAAGAAAAAGAGAATCTAGACCCGAACAGGGAGATTTGGACATTACTTGAAAAGACACTCAGTGAAAATATTATTGAAAAACGACGCGCCAGACGCTGGAGGATCTTTTTTCGCTTTTCAATGCTGGCCATTATATGGGCGGTTTTGGGCGGGTGGTTTATGCAATCTACTCTGCAAAACGCCAACTTGGAAGGAGATGTCATTGCGATGATTCCAATGCGTGGCGTTATCGGCGCTGATGCAGAGATTGAGTCGTCTGACGTTGTTAACTTACTTGATGACGCCTATCAAAATAGCCGTCTTAAAGGCGTTATTATTGAAATGAACAGCCCAGGCGGTAGCCCTGTTCATTCCGGCATTATTTATGATGCTATTCGTGCCAAAGAGCAGGCTTATCCAGAGATTCCGGTATTAGTAGTAGTTGAAGATATGGCCGCTTCAGGTGGGTATTATATCGCGTCTGCTGCCAGTGAAATCTACGCAGACAAAGCCAGCTTAGTAGGCTCTATTGGTGTTATTTCTTCAGGTTTTGATGCCAGCAATTTACTTGAAAAAATTGGCGTGGAGCGTCGCACTTTCACCGCAGGCCGCAATAAGGCCTTTCTAGACCCATTCTCACCAATGACTGACGAAGCCAGAGATAAATGGCAAGCCGTGCTAGATGAAACGCATCAGCAATTCATCAATGCAGTTAAAGAGGGCCGTGGCGACAGACTGACGATCACCGATGATGTTTTTTCTGGCATGGTGTTCACGGGTTCTCAAGCGCAAAAAATTGGCTTGATCGATGGTTTGTCCAGTGTAAATGAATTACTAAACTCTCGATTCCCGGACGCAACGCCCGTATTTTATGAAATTAAGCAAGATTCATGGAGAGAATTGGCTAAAGAGTTTGGTGTCGAAATGGCCACAAAAATACTAAGCACTACCCGTATTGAATAA